The Pantoea phytobeneficialis genome has a segment encoding these proteins:
- a CDS encoding F0F1 ATP synthase subunit epsilon: protein MAMTYHLDVVSAEQQMFSGLVQKIQVSGSEGELGIYPGHAPLLTAIKPGMIRIVKQHGEEEYIYLSGGVLEVQPGSTTVLADTAIRGEDLDEARALEAKRKAEEHMSSSHGDVDYAQASAELAKAIAKLRVIELTKKAM, encoded by the coding sequence ATGGCTATGACTTATCACCTGGATGTTGTCAGCGCGGAGCAACAAATGTTCTCCGGTCTGGTGCAGAAAATCCAGGTGTCAGGTAGCGAAGGTGAGCTGGGGATTTACCCTGGTCACGCCCCGCTCCTGACTGCCATCAAGCCTGGTATGATTCGCATCGTTAAACAGCACGGCGAAGAGGAGTATATCTACCTCTCTGGCGGCGTGCTGGAAGTTCAGCCGGGCAGCACCACCGTTCTGGCCGACACCGCGATTCGTGGTGAAGACCTCGACGAAGCGCGCGCGCTGGAAGCGAAACGTAAAGCAGAAGAACACATGAGCAGCAGCCACGGCGACGTGGACTATGCTCAGGCCTCTGCCGAACTGGCGAAAGCTATCGCGAAGCTGCGTGTTATCGAGCTGACCAAAAAAGCGATGTAA